Proteins from a genomic interval of Nostoc sp. TCL240-02:
- a CDS encoding polysaccharide biosynthesis tyrosine autokinase — protein MIENYPSQPSNSDRSNNSAPPSFQNQQNQLVPWAEEEEEDWSVQKILGVLRRRALVMTGVTIAVMTIAVISLVLKQKPPEYEGNFQLLVEPVNDDSKEVDVVKDSNSQMSSLDYESQIQVLKSPELMRDTLKKLQASYPEIDYYSLLDSLKITRLGETKIILVSYRSSNRDQTQAVLKRIAKDYLDYSKIRRQTKLRQGLQFVENQLPFTQNRVDQLQKELQFFRQNYNFDNPEAQAEQISSQTVELSQQRQAIDLQLAQARANLTSLKEKNGATAMLNNAPLYQQLITQIRQFDVQIATESTRLRDKNPTIQTLKEKRASLLPLLRQQAQQLLGAKFAEVEIQLQTLEVKSQELTKIEQKLAQRRNQLPILIRQYAELQRKLQFANESLNRFLSIRENLQIQISQTELGWQLLQVPTTPEIPISSSDTLRSFVLGLVASIISGVGIVLLMEKLDNAYHTVDDLKRKVKQPLLGNIPFEQQIQTKQNRTSKQIFSLSRIPNFLSKKIAKVSVLPQEEQGEYSSNFSEALRVVYTNIKLLSSDSPLHSIVISSAMPGDGKSTVALHLAQIATAMGQRVLLVDADLRKPTIHNLSHLNNLWGLSNLISTNLPVGEVIRQLPSMSKLSVITAGPVPSDPAKLLSSSKMKQLMIDFQKTFDLVIYDAPPLVGLADASLIAPHTDGLLIVVRIHKTNSSILKIALDNLKIYRLNILGIVCNGQKTNFNGLY, from the coding sequence ATGATAGAAAATTATCCTTCTCAACCTTCCAATTCTGATCGCAGTAATAATTCTGCGCCTCCATCTTTTCAAAATCAACAAAATCAACTTGTTCCGTGGGCTGAAGAGGAAGAAGAAGACTGGAGTGTGCAAAAAATTCTGGGTGTTTTACGGCGTAGAGCGCTAGTTATGACAGGTGTAACTATTGCTGTTATGACAATTGCAGTTATTAGCCTAGTGCTAAAGCAGAAGCCACCAGAATATGAAGGCAATTTTCAGCTTTTAGTCGAACCTGTAAATGATGACTCCAAAGAGGTGGATGTTGTCAAAGACTCTAACTCACAGATGTCTAGTCTAGATTATGAAAGCCAAATTCAGGTTCTTAAGAGTCCTGAACTGATGAGAGACACTCTTAAAAAGCTACAAGCTTCTTATCCAGAAATAGACTATTATTCTCTTCTCGATTCTCTAAAAATTACTCGATTGGGTGAAACCAAGATTATATTAGTTAGCTATCGTAGTAGCAATCGAGATCAAACTCAAGCCGTACTGAAGCGGATTGCTAAAGATTACTTAGACTATAGCAAAATCAGGAGGCAAACCAAATTACGTCAAGGGCTTCAATTTGTTGAAAACCAATTACCTTTCACACAGAATCGGGTAGATCAACTCCAAAAAGAGTTGCAATTTTTTCGGCAAAATTACAATTTTGACAACCCAGAAGCCCAAGCAGAGCAAATCTCATCACAAACCGTTGAATTATCTCAACAAAGACAAGCAATTGATCTACAGCTAGCTCAAGCTCGTGCTAATTTAACGAGCCTAAAAGAAAAAAATGGAGCAACAGCAATGCTGAATAATGCTCCTTTATATCAGCAGTTGATTACTCAAATACGTCAATTTGATGTTCAGATTGCTACTGAATCAACTCGTTTACGTGACAAAAACCCAACCATTCAAACATTGAAAGAGAAACGAGCTAGTCTTTTACCTTTGCTACGTCAACAGGCACAGCAATTATTGGGTGCAAAGTTTGCAGAAGTGGAGATACAACTTCAGACGTTAGAAGTAAAAAGCCAAGAACTTACTAAAATAGAACAGAAACTTGCACAACGACGCAACCAATTACCAATTTTAATAAGACAGTACGCTGAGTTACAGCGTAAATTGCAATTTGCAAATGAGAGTTTAAATCGGTTTTTATCAATCCGCGAAAATCTCCAAATTCAGATATCCCAAACAGAGTTGGGCTGGCAATTACTTCAAGTACCAACTACACCGGAGATTCCTATTTCTTCTTCTGATACCCTACGCAGTTTTGTATTAGGGTTAGTTGCAAGTATCATCTCAGGAGTTGGTATTGTTTTACTAATGGAAAAGCTAGATAATGCCTACCATACTGTCGATGATCTGAAAAGAAAAGTTAAGCAGCCGTTGTTAGGAAATATTCCTTTTGAACAACAAATTCAAACTAAGCAAAACCGCACTTCTAAGCAAATTTTTTCCTTATCAAGGATACCAAATTTTCTTTCTAAAAAGATTGCTAAAGTGAGTGTTTTACCACAGGAAGAACAGGGTGAGTATTCTTCCAACTTTTCCGAAGCTTTAAGGGTAGTTTATACAAATATTAAACTACTCAGTTCCGATAGCCCGTTGCATTCAATAGTTATTAGTTCAGCTATGCCTGGTGATGGCAAGTCCACCGTAGCTCTTCATCTAGCTCAGATAGCTACAGCAATGGGGCAACGAGTCTTACTCGTAGACGCTGATCTTCGTAAACCCACAATTCACAACTTATCACATTTAAATAATCTCTGGGGATTAAGCAATTTAATTTCTACAAACTTGCCAGTGGGAGAAGTAATTCGACAACTACCTTCTATGAGCAAATTATCTGTAATCACTGCTGGTCCAGTACCATCCGATCCCGCAAAGTTGCTCTCATCTTCAAAGATGAAGCAATTAATGATAGATTTCCAGAAGACTTTTGACTTAGTGATTTATGATGCACCTCCCCTAGTGGGATTAGCTGATGCTAGCCTGATAGCACCCCACACTGATGGACTATTGATAGTAGTTCGAATTCACAAAACAAATTCTTCAATACTAAAAATAGCTTTAGATAACCTGAAAATTTATCGGTTGAATATATTAGGCATAGTTTGTAATGGTCAAAAAACTAATTTCAATGGTTTGTATTAA
- a CDS encoding N,N-dimethylformamidase beta subunit family domain-containing protein yields the protein MTQQNDFDKILLAQAQTTSQSVFTTQVPGFEWSDGVSYELGMKFKSAKSGQITAIRYWKAVNETGNHIGRIWSSTGSILGSVTFSNETASGWQQQDLSTPVSILANTTYVVTVSCNSYFGVTNNGLASPVVNGDLSSVADGNNAVFGSLNSFPTNSYQNSNYFRDIVFMAGNSLTKVSGDNQTGMAGSALVNPFVVKATDSNGNPQSGVTVNFAITSGGGSVSSASAVTGNDGQASTVLTLGTTVGITNTVSATASGISSVTFSASANPANTNAIYLENQKPGTTDWRIPQVGQSDIAGYTAATSVNKGGSLPIKVSLAQAGNYTIDVYRLGYYGGQGGRLILNSGQLNGITQPACNFDSSTRTVSCENWSTSYTIQVGNDWTSGLYIAKLTDQRSGSQSQIVFVVRDDSGRSNILFQSSFNTLQAYNLSGGYSLYPEQSIGGQRAFKLSYDRPFAQHSTLTGSNPYNNIILAWEYNMVRWLESQSYDISYVTNVDVHANSSLLQQHNIFLSVGHDEYWSLEEFNNVQSNTINKAFFSANSVYWRVRFENSSTGIANRTMACYKDATDPVAPTNKFRSPENNKPESALKGNMYIGGRWQNFFFDGFDFVVKNSTHPYYANTNLNDGDKLSGLVGFEWDAINLNASPSGLVVLSESVQSQNIDQAELEGFPAGTDPRISQAVSFTSASGAKVFSTGSIQFMWGLDSEGVSGPREDTRAKQMVVNILADMGARPLTPGSGIIVP from the coding sequence ATGACTCAGCAAAATGATTTCGATAAAATACTTTTAGCTCAGGCTCAGACTACCTCGCAAAGTGTGTTTACAACTCAGGTACCTGGGTTTGAATGGAGTGATGGTGTATCCTATGAACTTGGAATGAAGTTCAAAAGTGCCAAAAGTGGTCAAATTACCGCAATCCGCTATTGGAAAGCGGTCAATGAGACTGGCAATCATATAGGCAGAATCTGGTCGTCAACAGGATCTATACTAGGAAGTGTTACTTTCTCGAATGAAACGGCTTCGGGTTGGCAGCAGCAGGACCTCAGCACACCTGTAAGTATATTAGCCAATACCACTTATGTAGTTACTGTCAGTTGCAATAGTTATTTTGGTGTCACTAATAATGGATTAGCTAGCCCAGTTGTGAATGGCGATCTCAGTTCAGTTGCTGATGGCAACAATGCAGTCTTTGGTAGTCTGAATTCTTTCCCAACTAATTCCTATCAGAACAGTAACTATTTCCGTGACATAGTATTTATGGCTGGCAACAGTCTGACTAAAGTAAGCGGCGATAATCAAACTGGTATGGCAGGTTCTGCCTTAGTCAACCCGTTCGTTGTGAAAGCTACAGATAGTAATGGGAATCCTCAGTCAGGAGTGACAGTCAACTTCGCTATCACCAGTGGTGGAGGTTCGGTTTCATCCGCTAGTGCGGTAACTGGTAACGATGGTCAAGCTAGCACAGTGTTAACTCTAGGGACAACAGTTGGTATAACAAATACTGTGAGTGCAACAGCTTCTGGCATAAGCAGCGTCACCTTCAGTGCTAGTGCTAACCCAGCAAACACTAATGCGATTTATTTAGAAAACCAAAAACCTGGTACTACAGATTGGCGAATTCCTCAAGTAGGTCAATCGGATATTGCTGGCTATACGGCAGCAACTAGTGTAAACAAGGGCGGCTCGTTGCCAATCAAAGTTTCTCTAGCACAGGCCGGAAATTACACGATTGATGTGTATCGCTTAGGTTACTACGGAGGACAAGGCGGACGATTGATATTGAATAGCGGTCAGCTTAATGGAATTACCCAGCCCGCATGTAATTTCGACAGTTCTACCCGCACAGTCTCATGTGAAAACTGGTCAACTTCCTATACGATACAAGTTGGCAATGACTGGACTAGTGGTTTGTACATTGCCAAGCTAACTGACCAGAGAAGTGGCAGTCAGTCTCAGATAGTGTTTGTTGTCCGCGATGACAGCGGCAGGTCTAACATATTGTTCCAGAGCAGCTTCAACACTTTGCAGGCTTATAATCTCAGTGGTGGTTACTCTCTATACCCAGAACAGAGTATCGGAGGTCAAAGAGCGTTTAAGCTTTCTTACGACCGACCATTCGCACAACATAGCACGTTAACTGGTAGTAACCCTTATAACAACATTATCTTGGCTTGGGAGTACAACATGGTGCGGTGGCTGGAGTCCCAAAGCTATGACATCTCCTACGTAACTAACGTGGATGTCCACGCCAACTCAAGTTTGCTGCAACAGCACAACATATTTCTGTCAGTCGGTCACGATGAGTACTGGTCGCTAGAGGAGTTCAATAATGTCCAGAGTAACACCATCAACAAGGCTTTTTTCTCAGCGAACAGTGTCTACTGGCGAGTTCGGTTTGAAAACTCTAGTACGGGGATAGCCAACAGGACTATGGCTTGCTACAAAGATGCCACAGATCCTGTGGCACCAACTAACAAGTTCCGCAGCCCAGAAAACAACAAGCCAGAGAGTGCGTTGAAAGGAAATATGTACATTGGAGGGAGGTGGCAGAATTTCTTTTTTGATGGGTTCGATTTTGTGGTTAAAAACAGTACTCATCCCTACTATGCCAACACAAACTTGAATGATGGGGATAAATTAAGTGGTTTGGTGGGCTTTGAATGGGATGCAATCAATCTCAACGCATCTCCAAGTGGGTTAGTCGTTCTGAGTGAGTCCGTACAGTCGCAAAACATTGATCAAGCTGAACTAGAGGGTTTTCCTGCTGGAACAGACCCACGGATTTCCCAAGCAGTTAGCTTCACTTCTGCTAGTGGTGCCAAGGTCTTTTCAACTGGCTCTATTCAGTTTATGTGGGGGTTAGACAGCGAGGGCGTTAGCGGACCTCGCGAAGATACTCGCGCCAAGCAAATGGTTGTCAATATCTTAGCAGACATGGGAGCTAGACCTTTGACTCCCGGTTCCGGCATAATTGTGCCTTGA
- a CDS encoding DUF1566 domain-containing protein, whose translation MLHIRLPGFAIKILYGAVFIFFLAFTFTLPVSVQARKHGNYINTQHSLGTVVKASGPCFNNSDRYVDCGNGTVTDTMTGLIWLKKADCLEATDWATANYKAAEIKSGDCNLSDNSSPGDWRLPTKDEVTAILPPSNLNCTNPTLVDQEGAGCFAQGTQWATSIQFNYWSSTTGPYQEAGNSAWAIFLNFGGVINTSKPSLVYGWPVRGTP comes from the coding sequence ATGCTCCACATTCGTTTACCTGGTTTTGCTATCAAAATACTATACGGGGCTGTATTCATATTTTTTCTGGCTTTTACCTTTACTCTTCCTGTGTCCGTACAAGCCAGGAAACATGGAAACTACATCAATACCCAACATTCCTTGGGAACTGTGGTCAAAGCCTCTGGTCCCTGCTTCAATAACAGCGATCGCTATGTAGACTGTGGTAATGGCACGGTGACTGATACTATGACTGGACTTATATGGCTCAAGAAGGCAGATTGTCTCGAAGCAACAGATTGGGCAACAGCCAACTATAAAGCCGCTGAGATTAAGAGCGGCGACTGCAATCTGTCGGATAACTCTTCTCCTGGCGATTGGCGTTTGCCGACCAAAGACGAGGTTACGGCGATATTACCTCCTTCAAATCTAAACTGTACTAATCCGACATTGGTAGACCAAGAAGGTGCAGGCTGCTTTGCACAGGGGACGCAGTGGGCTACCAGTATCCAGTTCAACTACTGGTCTAGTACTACGGGACCTTATCAGGAGGCTGGAAATTCTGCCTGGGCAATCTTCCTAAACTTTGGCGGCGTTATCAACACCAGTAAGCCGAGCCTCGTCTACGGTTGGCCTGTGCGTGGTACACCATAG
- a CDS encoding glycosyltransferase family 4 protein, giving the protein MRLNQWINQSFLKSISTPLNAKNKPSVKVQQSIKLSVVTQFFPPDYAATGQLIEELVKQLGQQGVDIEIFTSQPGYAFRSDTAPAVEWADQIRIQRSRTAQLWPGRIRGKAINGVLYTLRATLYLLRGSRRNNVLLLTTAPPFLPVIGYLAHILFKLPYVCVLYDLYPDIAIALGVISKSNWLVQLWRAINKQVWLKAKGIIVLSPAMKQQVVAHCPQVADKISVIHSWANPEAIVPIAKKENWFAWKYNLVNKFTVLYSGNMGRCHDIDTMLEAAKQLQDESIQFVCIGGGVKRQELIMEVDRLGLTNFTFLPYQDKQVLPYSLTACDLSIVSVDATTEGLVVPSKLYSALASGRPIAVICSQTSYLRQLVADASCGSTFDNGDGQGLAQFIRFLNRDPQIGEQMGKAGRQYLRSHFTPKVISKQYLHVLQQAVFDEIITMSRSDVK; this is encoded by the coding sequence ATGAGACTTAATCAATGGATTAATCAAAGTTTTTTGAAATCCATTTCTACTCCTTTAAATGCAAAAAACAAGCCTTCTGTAAAAGTTCAACAATCAATTAAGTTATCTGTAGTTACCCAATTTTTCCCTCCGGATTATGCCGCTACAGGGCAGTTGATTGAAGAATTAGTGAAACAGTTAGGGCAGCAAGGAGTGGATATTGAAATTTTTACAAGTCAGCCAGGATATGCATTTCGTTCTGATACGGCCCCAGCAGTTGAATGGGCTGACCAAATCCGAATTCAGCGATCGCGTACTGCTCAACTCTGGCCGGGAAGAATTCGTGGCAAAGCCATTAATGGTGTGCTGTACACCTTGCGGGCGACGCTCTATCTGCTAAGAGGTTCGCGCCGCAACAATGTATTGTTACTAACTACGGCTCCCCCGTTTTTGCCAGTGATCGGATATCTAGCTCATATCTTATTCAAATTGCCCTATGTCTGCGTACTATATGACTTATACCCTGATATTGCGATCGCATTAGGTGTAATCTCAAAGAGTAACTGGCTGGTGCAATTGTGGCGTGCAATCAATAAACAGGTTTGGTTGAAAGCTAAGGGGATCATAGTACTTAGCCCAGCGATGAAACAACAGGTAGTGGCACATTGTCCCCAAGTAGCTGATAAAATTTCTGTAATTCACAGTTGGGCTAACCCAGAAGCGATCGTGCCGATTGCTAAGAAAGAAAACTGGTTTGCCTGGAAGTATAACCTAGTTAACAAATTTACTGTCCTCTATTCTGGCAATATGGGTCGTTGCCATGATATTGACACCATGTTGGAAGCTGCAAAGCAATTGCAAGATGAGTCAATTCAGTTTGTCTGCATTGGTGGTGGTGTCAAACGCCAAGAACTAATCATGGAAGTGGATCGGTTAGGGCTGACCAATTTTACGTTCCTACCTTATCAAGATAAGCAGGTATTACCTTATTCTCTAACAGCTTGCGATCTATCAATAGTCAGTGTAGATGCAACTACAGAGGGTTTAGTTGTTCCCAGCAAACTTTACTCAGCTTTAGCCTCTGGGCGACCAATAGCAGTAATTTGCTCCCAGACTTCATATCTGAGACAACTAGTGGCTGATGCCAGTTGTGGTAGCACATTTGACAATGGAGATGGTCAAGGGCTAGCGCAATTTATTCGCTTTCTGAATCGAGATCCCCAAATAGGAGAGCAGATGGGCAAAGCAGGTCGTCAGTATTTGCGATCGCACTTCACGCCTAAAGTTATCTCTAAACAATACTTGCATGTTTTACAGCAGGCAGTATTTGATGAAATAATCACCATGTCTCGAAGCGATGTAAAGTAA
- a CDS encoding ABC transporter ATP-binding protein: protein MSDTVIRVENLSKKYVLSHQQEGSSRYKSLRESISDRVSSLGKKLVKSSGKEIYNPAREEFWALKDVSFEIKQGDSIGIIGRNGAGKSTLLKILSRITEPSSGCISLKGRVASLLEVGTGFHPELTGRENIYLNGAILGMSKTEIKRKFDEIVTFAEIEKFLDTPVKRYSSGMYVRLAFAVAAHLEPEILIVDEVLAVGDAQFQKKCLGKMNDVSEKEGRTVLFVSHNMAALKSLCDQAILLNSGCLVTYGETHQVVSRYLESDNDSKFLERIWDDIETAPGNEKIRIHQIRVIPDIDDSIDEITVKTPLRIEFEYWNYLDGAHLNLSLHVYTLEGVCVFNSISRSIPCTSGLIRGVCYIPEDFFNDGSYQITMMVVQDTSTVLYTCENLLSFTVHDTEREFKWYGKWQGIVRPNLKWRFAPVEIFASKSC, encoded by the coding sequence ATGTCTGATACAGTAATTCGCGTTGAAAACCTCAGTAAAAAATACGTGTTGAGTCATCAACAAGAAGGTAGCAGCAGATATAAATCTTTGCGAGAATCCATCAGTGATAGAGTCAGTTCACTGGGTAAAAAATTGGTGAAGTCTTCTGGCAAAGAAATATATAATCCAGCCCGTGAAGAGTTTTGGGCATTAAAGGATGTGTCATTTGAAATTAAACAGGGCGATAGCATTGGAATTATTGGTCGCAACGGTGCAGGAAAATCAACTTTACTTAAAATTTTGAGCCGCATTACTGAACCAAGCAGCGGCTGTATTTCTCTCAAGGGTAGAGTCGCAAGTCTTTTAGAAGTGGGCACAGGTTTTCACCCAGAATTGACAGGTCGAGAAAACATTTATCTCAACGGTGCCATTCTGGGGATGAGCAAAACAGAGATTAAAAGAAAGTTTGATGAAATTGTCACTTTTGCCGAAATTGAGAAGTTTTTAGATACACCTGTTAAACGCTATTCATCAGGAATGTATGTGCGTTTGGCATTTGCCGTAGCAGCGCATTTAGAGCCAGAGATTTTGATTGTGGATGAAGTTCTGGCAGTAGGAGATGCCCAATTTCAAAAGAAATGCTTGGGAAAAATGAATGATGTTTCTGAAAAAGAAGGGCGTACCGTCTTGTTTGTTAGTCACAACATGGCAGCATTAAAAAGTCTATGCGATCAAGCCATCCTGCTCAATTCAGGATGTTTAGTAACTTATGGAGAAACTCATCAGGTCGTATCTCGTTATTTGGAGTCCGATAATGACTCTAAATTTCTTGAAAGAATCTGGGATGATATTGAAACTGCTCCCGGAAACGAGAAAATTCGCATACATCAAATTAGGGTGATTCCAGATATTGATGACTCAATAGATGAGATTACGGTTAAAACCCCTCTTAGGATTGAATTTGAGTATTGGAATTACCTCGATGGTGCTCATTTAAATTTGAGCTTACACGTCTACACACTGGAGGGAGTTTGTGTTTTTAATTCAATCTCAAGATCGATTCCTTGTACTTCAGGTCTAATCAGAGGAGTTTGTTACATTCCTGAAGATTTTTTTAATGATGGAAGTTATCAAATTACGATGATGGTCGTTCAAGATACTTCAACTGTCCTTTATACATGTGAAAATTTACTGAGTTTTACTGTGCATGATACTGAGAGAGAATTTAAATGGTATGGCAAATGGCAAGGAATAGTTCGCCCTAACTTGAAGTGGAGGTTTGCTCCCGTTGAAATATTCGCATCTAAGTCCTGCTAA
- a CDS encoding TauD/TfdA family dioxygenase — translation MEFYKKIQYTSPEETKKAIQEALNKYKIVHFVGFDFQINIHDYFTELSDFLGLVISMDEDKDTGKRTGQRWIDISYDPARPNKYRSSKTRQPLHTDNSYLNHHDAVNYFYCLSQAQVGGATFFLDSELLIKVLELDNEYQLLEDLKKVPVSFSKEDVSKTKPIITEDELGIRLNYNYYPLDKDNTPEAKDLVERFQHFLENRVHHSGIYTNIILTKGDAVFFHDERVLHGRNAFFTPNKGDRILMKGSVILHSRKSKNLELFCQA, via the coding sequence ATGGAATTTTATAAAAAAATACAATACACTTCTCCTGAAGAAACTAAAAAAGCTATCCAAGAAGCACTTAATAAATATAAAATAGTTCATTTTGTAGGATTTGATTTTCAAATAAATATTCACGACTATTTCACAGAACTAAGTGATTTTTTGGGACTAGTGATTAGCATGGATGAAGATAAAGACACAGGTAAACGAACGGGTCAACGTTGGATAGATATTAGCTACGATCCCGCACGTCCAAATAAATACCGCTCAAGTAAAACTAGGCAACCTCTTCATACGGATAATTCTTATCTTAATCATCATGATGCGGTGAATTATTTTTATTGCTTATCTCAGGCGCAAGTGGGAGGTGCTACTTTTTTCTTAGATAGCGAATTGCTCATTAAGGTTTTGGAGCTAGACAATGAGTATCAGTTACTAGAAGACCTAAAAAAAGTTCCTGTGTCTTTTTCAAAAGAAGATGTCAGCAAAACTAAGCCCATTATTACAGAAGACGAATTAGGAATTCGCTTAAATTATAATTATTACCCTTTAGATAAAGATAACACCCCAGAAGCTAAAGATTTGGTTGAAAGATTTCAGCACTTCCTTGAAAATCGCGTTCACCATAGCGGAATTTACACGAATATCATATTAACAAAAGGAGATGCCGTATTTTTCCATGACGAAAGAGTTTTGCATGGTAGAAATGCCTTTTTTACTCCTAACAAAGGCGACCGTATTCTCATGAAAGGTTCTGTAATTCTACATTCAAGAAAATCTAAAAATTTAGAGCTTTTTTGCCAAGCATGA
- a CDS encoding ABC transporter permease: protein MNSPKIVSQQELVIEAGRTEQQYWKDIWRYRELFYFLAWRDILVRYKQTVIGMLWALIRPFLTMIVFSVIFGSLAKLPSEGAAPYPILVFAALLPWQFFSNALSECSNSLISNANLISKVYFPRLIVPASSVIVSFVDFLVSAMILLGLMAWYNFVPTWRILSLPLFIGIAFAASLGVGLWLAALNVEYRDFRYIVPFIVQFGLYVSPVGFSSSIVPEQWRLLYYLNPMVGVIDGFRWAILGGESKLYWTGFTLSLGLVALLLVSGIWYFRKMERTFADVI, encoded by the coding sequence ATGAATAGTCCAAAAATTGTCTCCCAACAAGAGTTAGTGATTGAAGCTGGACGTACAGAGCAACAGTATTGGAAAGATATATGGCGCTATAGAGAATTATTCTATTTTCTTGCTTGGCGTGATATCCTAGTACGCTACAAACAAACAGTGATTGGTATGCTCTGGGCATTGATTCGACCATTTTTGACGATGATCGTGTTCAGCGTCATCTTCGGAAGTTTGGCGAAATTACCTTCAGAGGGGGCAGCACCGTATCCAATACTGGTATTTGCTGCCTTGTTACCCTGGCAATTTTTTTCCAATGCTCTAAGTGAGTGTAGCAACAGCCTAATTAGTAATGCCAACTTGATTTCTAAGGTCTACTTTCCGCGCTTAATTGTGCCTGCTAGCTCAGTGATTGTCAGCTTTGTGGACTTTCTCGTTTCTGCAATGATTCTCTTAGGGCTTATGGCCTGGTATAATTTTGTTCCCACTTGGCGGATATTATCATTACCGTTATTTATTGGCATTGCCTTTGCTGCTTCATTAGGAGTAGGGCTGTGGTTGGCAGCTTTGAATGTGGAATATCGAGACTTCCGGTATATTGTGCCGTTTATTGTGCAGTTTGGTCTATATGTATCGCCCGTCGGTTTTAGTAGCAGTATTGTACCAGAGCAATGGCGTTTGCTCTACTATTTGAACCCAATGGTAGGCGTGATTGATGGCTTTCGCTGGGCAATTTTAGGGGGAGAGTCCAAACTTTACTGGACTGGATTCACGTTATCTTTAGGATTAGTTGCTTTGTTACTGGTAAGTGGCATTTGGTACTTCCGCAAAATGGAACGGACATTTGCTGACGTAATTTAA
- a CDS encoding acetyltransferase, with protein MISKLLFWGASGHALVVADIIRLQGIYEIVGFLDNMNPQRHGENFCGAQILGGQEQLDYCKDKGIKYIIFGFGDCQARLKLSELIYRKGFSLATAIHPTAIISADVSIGSGTVIAAGAVVNPGSKIGQNVIINTCASVDHECVIEDGAHICPGVHLAGRVTVGRAACVGIGATVIDRVRIGAGTFIGAGAVVVNDIPDGVLVYGVPARVIREIDL; from the coding sequence ATGATATCAAAGTTACTGTTCTGGGGTGCTTCGGGGCACGCTTTAGTGGTCGCAGACATAATCCGCTTACAAGGAATCTATGAAATTGTTGGTTTCCTTGATAATATGAATCCACAACGTCATGGTGAAAACTTCTGCGGAGCTCAAATTCTGGGAGGACAAGAACAGTTAGATTATTGTAAAGATAAAGGGATTAAGTATATAATTTTTGGATTCGGAGATTGTCAGGCGCGATTAAAGTTATCTGAATTAATTTATAGAAAAGGTTTTTCCTTAGCAACTGCTATCCACCCAACCGCAATAATTTCTGCTGACGTGTCTATAGGATCGGGAACCGTAATTGCAGCTGGAGCGGTTGTTAATCCCGGATCAAAGATTGGTCAAAATGTCATTATCAACACTTGTGCGAGTGTTGATCACGAGTGCGTGATAGAAGATGGAGCGCATATTTGCCCAGGTGTTCACTTAGCTGGACGAGTAACTGTGGGGCGTGCAGCCTGTGTAGGAATTGGAGCGACGGTCATAGATCGTGTGCGGATAGGTGCAGGTACCTTCATCGGGGCTGGCGCGGTTGTCGTCAATGATATTCCTGATGGTGTCTTGGTCTATGGTGTTCCGGCTAGGGTAATAAGAGAAATTGACTTATAA